Sequence from the Segatella copri genome:
TCGTAGAGTTCAGTTATGAAATTTGCGTCACTGGCTGCTCTTGTACCAAAGAACTTACGGGCATTAGCTGTTGTGTTCTTGTAGTTGATGACGCTAGAAAACAGAGACTCTCCGCTGTTAGTGAGGTCGAGAGTTGTGGCATCTACCTTAGCTGGAGATGAACCTCCTGTAGGATCACTTGTGTTGTCGCTACATGATGCGAATACGAATGCCGCCAAACCGATGGCAGCAAGCTTAGAATTGAATAATTTCATATCTATTTTAGTTTAAATTGTACTTTCAGTTTTTGTTTGATTCCATTTACTTATATTTTTGTCCTCAAGCTCGTTGCTTTTTTAGGGTGGTTTGACTATCATCATCTCGCATACACTCACAAGTGGCTCTTAGACGCTGCAAATTTAATGGGCTCTTCGCAAATTTTGGTGCACATAGTGCTAAAGCTTAAGCGCAACCTTTTTCTCCAACAAGGTGATGGAGGCTCGTCCTGCCATAATTCGTTTTACTGTTTTTATCTTGCATACCGTTCCTTCAAGAATTCCATTGTTCCATTTGCTGGTAATGGAATTCTTGATGGCCTGGTAGTCGTCAAGCAAACCCATGGCAAACTTTTCTATTCCATCCACCCCACATCCAATGGCCATATTTATCCATTTGTATAGTCCCATTTTGTTCTCTCCACTCAATATCCCTTGAAATGTGGAGACAAAGTATTTCAAATCATACATGTTTTTTTGTTGCATGAAAATCTTGACAGATTCCGTCTTTGGTCTTGAATTAAAGTGTACAATTGCGTTCCAAAGATCATGCTCTTCCATTCGTATGCTTTCTTTTGATAGAAATTTCCTCATTCTTTCTTTGTACTCCCCATATTCATTTTTCCATTTCTCCCTCAGAATGGACAGCAACATTTTCATTGCATACTTTTTCCCCGAACCATGAACGCCCTTGACCACACCTGAGTATTCCAAAGTCTTTTTCTCTAAGATTCTATCTGATATGTACTTCACATTTTTATATACCCATAGTTGGCTAGGGTTGAGAAAACTCTCATAAGTTGCATCTAGCAGTTTCTTAATCTCGCAACTGCTATAGCCTGTTTTGTCATGGATATCCTTTATAGAGAGCTCTTGATTTACATGCATTTGAAGACACAACTTCCGCTTAGCCAATGTTTTAGCTTTTTCCACGTCTTTACTCATTGAGTCCAAAGATGCATAAATACCTTGTAGCACCCAGGATTGATCTAAGACTGGAGGTTTGGGACCAATTTCACTTTTGTCCAACAAACGTTTTCTTTCATGCAAGAAGCGGCTTTGGACTTGTGGGAAAAGTGCTTTCGTCAAATTTTCCATAATATGGAATTTGTCTGCGACAACAGTTGCTGCAGGAAGAGCCTTCTTTATAGCCTTGATGTAACACTTGCCCCTATCGCGAGTGATGGTGGACACATGATGATAGAGGCTCAGGACTTCAGCGACCTTTTCGGAGTCTCTAGAATCAATCAATTCCAACACTTGACCAGTGTCATGATTGACGATGGCACTACCATACGAATAGCCTTTCCTTTTAGCAAAATCGTCTATACCAATGTTGGTTGCCGTCCTATCTGAAGCTAGTTTTATATTCTTGAGATGATTGATACATGTGTTGGGGCAGCAATGTATTCCCATATCCGACAATATTCTGGAAGCTGAGACTGATGACATCTGTAAGTGCACTTGGTTCATTAGTCTTGTACAGTCAATGGAAAATCTAGCATACTTGTTGAGCCAATCGGGCTGTTGCTCTGTAAAGAAATGACCATCGGCCTTACAGTGAAATTTACGCATATACAAAATCAGTGTAAAACGTTTTCCACCGAGCGGAGGCATGGTTACTTTCCTTTTTTGCCAGCCACGGGTATGATGTGTCTCGATATGGCAACGATCACAGCAAGCGCAAGTAGACTTGCTTTTTAGCGTCAGTGCCACTTCATCCTCTGTGATGGTATAGTTGATTATAACGAAATTAGCAAAGTGGGGGATGAGGAAAGCAACGAGGTTTTCTCCCACTTCAAAAGCATTTAATTTTAAATCCGTTTGGTTGTTTCCTAAATTTTCTGTACCTTTGCAAATGTTAGCGATTGTCTCCATTGTAAGTCTTATTTTTTGAACACTAATAAACTTACATTTTTTGTCGGACAATCGCTAACATTTTATGTAAAACTTTCTTAAAGAATTCTGCAGTTGGGCATTATGTGCACCAAAATTTGCGAAGAGCCATTTAATGAAATTATTTCATAAGTAGTAGTTTTCTAAGGTTAAATAAACTTAATTCGCTACTTTTTGTTCTGATACTCATTAGGTTGGTTTGTTGTGGGCAATAACGAATAGGCTCTTCCGCTTGTCAAACGATAACTATTTCTGAACTCATTAACCCGAAAATTACTCCGAAAGATAGCAGAATATCTCCGAAGAATACGAAAATATCTCCGAAAGATAGCAGAATATCTCCGAAGAATAAACCAGGAAAACAAATGTTGGGAATACGATGATGGATATGTGTTGTGGTGAAGGGTGAAGGGTATATTTTAAATCTTATATATATATTCTTTTTTTAGGATTTTTGGAAAAACCGGAAAGTCAGAAAAATGAAAAAACTGATTTTTTCCCTTGCCGCGCGTATATATAAAAAAGAGTTTTCAAACCTTCACCCTTCACCTTTTTATTTAACGTTTTATGTGTCAAATAGTTACGGGTGAAGGGTGGTGAAGGGTGTTTTTCGCTTTTTATAAACATATTTTAAGAATTTGGTCCGTTTTTACATATTTTAAGCGTTTGTTTTTGGTTCCGAAAGAGGTGCCATTTTTTTAGGGTTCCATTTTTTCTCTTTTCTTACCGCTGAAATCTTTGAAAAGCAAGTGGGGTAGGGGATTACGTGTTATGTTGTGTTAAACAATTATCAGATAAAAGAAGTTAACGATACCGAAAAAGAACTGATTTTTAAACAAATATTAACGCAGAAAATTTGAAGTTTCGCATATTAGATTGAACTTTCGTATCTGGGGAAGTTAAGGGAAGTTAAAGAAGTTATCACTCTCTACGGTCGTTCAGTAAACCAGGAAAACAATACTATTTCAGTGACTAACGAAGGCTATTTCAGTAAGAACAGGAGACTGTTCCAGTGAGAATAGCTTTCTGTTGCACTTTTTTTTCTGCATTTTTTCTTTTTTCCTGCAACCTTTATGTATCTTCTTACGTCTAACCATCAGATTTCCGAAACAAAAAGGTATTCGGTATATCACGTATTTAGAAACATAAAATAGAAATGATATGAAGAAATTATGTATTTGGGCGGTGGCTGCCGCTTTATTCTTAGCCCCAATGGGCTTGAGTTCTTGCAGTATGGGATCTTCTGCCAGTGAAATGAAGGGAAGTCTCAACTTTACGCAGGATGATTTGACCGAGAAGCCTTTCAAGGCTATCGACGTGGATGTGATTGCCAGCGTTTATTATACCCAGAACAATGGCGATGAATGCAGTGTTCGATTGGATTACTCTGCCATCAAGGATGCTGAGTTCGCACAGAAACTCAAGGAGAAACTCAAGGTGGTTTATCGTGACGGCGAGGTGAAGATCGGACTCAACGGAAAGCTCAAAGTGCCTGCCGCGTGTAACTCTGAAAAGAATAGACTCAAGATTTATATCACCAGCCCCGACCTGGTGAAGATTGCACAGGAAGGCGTGGGCTCATTCTATACCAAGAGCATCAATAGCGACCGCCTGAAAATCGATAACGAGGGTGTAGGCTCTGTCAAGATTGGGAAGGTTCTTGCCAACAAACTGGAGATAACCAACGAGGGGGTTGGCTCGGTAAATATCGATGATGTGGCTGGAGATGATATGAACATTGATAACGAAGGCGTAGGCTCGGTGAAAATCTCTAAGATTGAGATGGGAAGTGTGAAACTGGATAACGAGGGCGTAGGCTCGGTTAATCTGGGAATGTTTAAGGGTGGCAACCTGATTATCAAGAACGAGGGCGTGGGCAGTGTGAAAGCCAAGGTTGACTGCCAGAGTGTAAACGCTACTTCTGAAGGTGTTGGAGGGGTTGACTTGAGCGGCGTAACCCGTCAGTACAATAAGAAAAAAGGCGGAATCGGAGGGATTTCTGATGGTGGATTGACGGTAAGAAAGTAACGTAAGTTGTTGGAAAACAGAAAATAAAGTGGTTAAGAATTAGTGCGGAAAATTTTTAAAATGAATTTTTGAAAATTTTCCGCAGCTAAGAAAGTTCGTAATTAGAAGTCCCACTTTACACCGAGGCAAGGGCGAACCATCCAGCCGGCATTGCTGCCGAAGTTGTGGCTGATTTCTACCTCGCTACCTACGCTCAGGTTCTCGCAGCCGAAGTGCTGACCTACGTTGTACCAGAGCTGTGGCTCAGTAGTGAAGACGGTGTGCTCAGCTTTGTAATCGATGTTGCCATCCTTGTCGAGCTTCGGGTCGCCATCCTTATCCAGGAAAGAACTGTGGTCCTCCCACCAGAAATCTGCGAAACCGCTAAAGTTCAATCCCTTTAATCCAAAGATGTCTTTGCATCCCCAAACAGCAGTCAACTGCATTGGTACGTTCTGGTCGGTCTTGCGGATAGTCTTGTAGAGTGCCTGGAGTGTCAAGGTGTTCTTGAAACTCTTGTCGTGCATGAAATATTCCACACCGAAGAGCCAGGCATTGTTGATAGGGTATTTCTTGGTAATACCACCATTATACTCTACGTGGAGGCTCCAGTTCTTCATTGGGCTGTTCTGCCAGAAGTTCAATGCACGTGAAATCTCTGTATAGGTACCACCCTGTGCCACGTTTGGACTGCTGGTGTCCATTTTGTCGTAATTGAAGTCGTGGTCTACAAAGAAATAGGTGTTACCCCATTTGTCCTGCTTGAACATTTCGAGTGTGAGGGTAACAAACTTGCGGTCACTGCCGAAGTCGTAGAAAACTTGGGCGTTGGTCTGTGCTAAAGTTTTGCTCGCAGGGAGCAACGCAAGTGCCATGAGCAGTAGGCTTTTCATCTTTTTCATAATTTTTTTTCTTTTCTTTATTATTTATTAAATGAAACAAAAAACTGCGGACGGAAGGCCCGCAGTTTGTAATTATATTTATCCGTAACGATTAGTATGCAAAGAGAGGATAATCCTTCATTGTCGCATTCACCTTTTCGCGAACGCGGGCAATGACCTTCTCGTCCTCAGGAGCATTCAGAACCTCCTCGATGAGTTCGGCAATGAGATGCATCATGTCTTCCTTGGCACCACGTGTGGTCATGGCTGCTGTACCCAGGCGGATACCTGATGTCTGGAAGGCAGAACGGCTGTCGAATGGAACCATGTTCTTGTTGACTGTGATGTCGGCTGCAACCAGCGCATTCTCAGCGACTTTACCCGTAAGATCTGGATATTTACTTCGGAGGTCTACGAGCATAGAATGGTTGTCTGTACCACCGCTCACGATACCGAATCCGCGACCGATGAGGTCATCTGCGAGTACGGCTGCATTCTTCTTTACCTGAGTAGCATACTCCTTCCATGAAGGCTGCAGATTCTCATTGAAGGCTACTGCCTTGGCAGCGATGACGTGCTCCAGCGGACCACCCTGCTGACCTGGGAATACGGCAGAATTCAAGAGCATGCTCATCTTCTTAACCTCGCCCTTCTTGGTAGTCAAACCCCATGGATTGTCAAAATCTTTGCCCATCAGAATGATACCGCCACGAGGACCACGGAGGGTCTTGTGAGTAGTAGAAGTAACGATGTGTGCATACTTCAATGGGTTGTCGAGCAGACCGGCTGCAATCAGACCTGCAGGGTGAGCCATATCGATCATGAGGAGTGCGCCTACCTCATCGGCAATCTTGCGCATGCGGGCATAATCCCACTCGCGGCTATAAGCGCTACCACCACCGATAATCAGTTTTGGTTTGTGCTCAAGAGCCAGTTTCTCCATCTCGTCGTAGTCTACACGGCCTGTTTCCTTGTTCAGGTTGTAACCGATAGGGTTGTAGAGAATACCGGATGTATTGACGTGGCTACCATGAGAGAGGTGGCCGCCGTGGTCGAGGTTCAAGCCCATGAAGGTATCACCTGGCTTCAATACGGCAAGCAGAACAGCAGCGTTAGCCTGAGCACCAGAGTGAGGCTGTACGTTGGCATACTCAGCACCGAACACCTTCTTTACACGCTCGATGGCGAGGTTCTCTACGATGTCAACTACCTGGCATCCGCCATAATAACGCTTGCCTGGCAGACCCTCGGCATACTTGTTAGTAAGGTAAGAACCCATAGCGTTCATCACCTCGTCACTCACGAAATTCTCAGAAGCGATAAGCTCCATACCCTTCAGCTGGCGCTGATGTTCTCTTTCGATTAAGTCGAAAATCTCTTGATCTTTTACCATTTCCCTTTACTTTTTATGGTTGATGTTTAATGAAATCGGGTGCAAAAATAAGCAATATCTCTCAAACTACCAAATAAATCGTAACATTTTGAGTGATATTGCTTACTTTTTGTTATAAACTACCTGTTTTTATTACTTGCAGAGCTCTACTTTGCCCAATTGCTGCTCTTTGTCGCAGTAGTGGCAACGTACGATACCGAGCACTTTGTCTACGGTATGGAAGAGGGTCTGCATAGGCTCGTTGTTGGTGATACACTTAGGGTTGTTGCACTTTACGATGCCCTTCAGCGTATCAGGAGTCTTGACGGTCTTCTTCTCTACGATTTCGTAGTCTTTGATGATACTCAGTCCGATGTTAGGCGCAACGACAGAGAGTCGGTTGATTTCCTCATCGGTAAAATACTTGTTGGCAACCTTGATGATGCCCTTCTTGCCAATCTTCTTGCTTGGCAGGTTGTAGCCGATAGTAACAGGAGTCTCCATCTTCTCCAACTGGAGCAGATTTACTACCTGATAGGTCTTTTCGGCTGGTATATGGTCGATTACGGTACCGTTCTCGATAGCCGCAACCACTAATTGACTTTTATTGTTTCCCATCTCTTTTTTTTTAAATGTTGAGTGTTGAGTGTTGAATGTTGAGTGTTGAATGTTGAGTGTTGAATGTTGAGTGTTGAATGTTGAGTGAGGCTTGCGCCCTTGAGGCCCATGTTAAGTGTCCGTTAGGCAACTCAACATTCAACATTCAACATTCAACATTATTCAATATTCAACATTCAACATTATTCAATTATGCTTTTATCGTTCTTCACGTCATCGAGCGAGATGCCGAGGCAGTGGCAGAAGATAGCCTCACGTGCATAGAGGCCGTTCTGAGCCTGCTGGATATAGTATGCATGTGGATCATCGTCTACATCGTAAGCAATCTCGTTAACACGTGGCAGCGGATGCATGATCTTCATGTTCTCCTTAGCCTTGCAGAGCATGTCACGCTTCAGGATATACACGTTCTTTACGCGTTCATACTCCATCAGGTCGCTGAAACGCTCCTTCTGTACACGGGTCATGTAGAGGATGTCGGCACCTGCAATCACATCTTCGTTAAAGTCCTCGTGCTCAACATATTTGATGTTGTGCTCCTTGCAGTAGAGTTTATACTCTTCTGGCATGGCGAGTTCTTTAGGTGCGATGAAATGGAAGGTAGGATTGAAGTGGCGCATGGCTGTGATAAGTGAGTGAACGGTGCGGCCATATTTGAGGTCACCCACAAGATAGATGTTCAAGTTCTCCAGGGTTCCCTGGGTCTTGTAGATAGAGTAGAGGTCGAGCAGGCACTGTGAAGGATGCATGTGAGCGCCGTCGCCTGCATTTACGATAGGCACTGGTGCTACCTCACTGGCATACTGGGCTGCTCCCTCGATGAAATGGCGCATGGCGATTACATCGGCATAGTTGCTTACCATCAGGATGGTATCCTTGAGGGTCTCACCCTTGGTGGTACTGGATGTCTTGGCATCAGAGAAACCAATGACACGGGCACCAAGGCGGTTGGCAGCGGTTTGGAAACTGAGTTGGGTACGAGTAGATGGCTCGAAGAAAAGGGTCGCTACGACCTTTCCCTTCAACAACTCCCTGTTCGGGTGCTTTTCGAACTCTTGCGCCATTTCCAGGAGGTACATGATTTTCTCCTTGGAAAGGTCTGCAATGGTCACAAAATTATGTTTTTCCATTTGAAATTTGATTGAATGTTCTAAAATCGCCCACAAAGTTACATAAAAAATCTGATTTATGTGTGATAAGTCAAAACTTTTATGTAATTTTGCACAAATATTTAAAGAAATAGTGATGAGAAAGCGATTTATACATATTTTATGGGCTGTTTTCGGCACCGGAATACTCATGGTAATTCTTGCCTTTGTTGCCATCTGGTTTGGAATGATTGGCTACATGCCCGACATCGAGGATCTGCAGAATCCTATCAACAGATTTGCCACCCAGGTTTACTCTGCCGATGGCAAGGTGCTTGGTACGTGGAACCTGAACAAGGAGAACCGTATCGTGATTCCTTACAAGAAAATGTCACCTTATTTAATAAAGGCGCTGGTGGCTACTGAGGATGAGCGATTCTATGAGCATTCAGGTATCGACTTCCGTGCACTGGGACGTGCCATCGTCAAGCGTGGTATCCTGGGACAGACTAATGCGGGTGGTGGAAGTACCATCACGCAGCAGCTCGCCAAGCAGCTTTATTCTGAGAAGGCAGGCAGTACGATGGAACGATTGTTGCAGAAGCCGATAGAGTGGGTGATTGCGGTGAAGCTGGAACGCTATTATACCAAAGAGGAGATTCTGGCTCTCTATCTCAATTACTTCGATTTCCTGCACAATGCTGTAGGAATCAAGACGGCGGCCAATACCTATTTTAATAAGGAACCGAAGAATCTGACCCTCTGTGAGTCGGCAACGCTCATCGGACTGTGCAAGAATCCGTCGCTCTTCAATCCGGTTCGCTATCCGGAGAGAGCGAGGGAGCGCAGAAATGTGGTTCTTTCGCAGATGGTGAAGGCGGGGTATCTGAGCCGGGGCGAGTATAGCCAGTGTGCTGCTGAGCCGCTGACACTCAATTTCCACCGTACCGACCATAAGGACGGTTCGGCTACTTATCTGCGTGAGTTCCTTCGCCAGTATATGATGGCTAAGCGTCCGGAGCGTAGTGATTATCCATCCTGGAACCGTGCCCAGTTTGTGGTGGATTCTATCCAGTGGGAGAATGATCCGCTCTATGGATGGTGCAACAAGAACTATAAGAAGGATGGTTCGCCATATAATGTATACAGTGATGGACTGAAGGTGTTTACAACTATTGATAGCCGTATACAGCAGTATGCGGAAGAGGCTATGTATCAGCATGTAGCCCGCTATCTGCAGCCTCGCTTCAGTGCAGAGATAGCCCGCAAACCAAGCTCGCCATACAGCGATAAGCTGACACCGAAACAGATTAAGAGTATACTGAACCGCAGTATCACCCAGAGTGAGCGTTACCGTACGATGAAGGCTGCGGGATATTCTGAGGATGAAATCAAGGCGGCATTCCGCAAAAAGCAGGAGATGACCGTATTTACCTATCATGGTGATATTGATACACTGATGAGTCCGCTCGATTCTATCCGTTATTACAAGAGTTTTCTGCGTAGCGGTTTTATGAGCATGGACCCTAAGACGGGTGCTGTGAAAGCGTATGTGGGTGGATTGGATTATACTCATTTCATGTATGACATGGTGAGTCTGGGACGCCGGCAGGTGGGTTCTACCATCAAGCCATTCCTTTACAGTCTGGCGATGTCTAACGGCTTCCAGCCTTGTGATCTGGCGCCTAACCGTCAGCAGACCTATATGGTGGCTGGTCGTCCGTGGACACCTCGCAATGCCAACCATTCACGTGCCGGACAGATGGTACCGCTGAGTTGGGGATTGGCGCAGAGTAGCAACTGGGTGAGTGCTTATCTGATGAGTAAGCTCAATCCGCAGCAGTTCGTACAGATGTTGCGCGATTTCGGCATCAACAGTCCTGATATCCATGCATCCATGAGTCTCTGTCTGGGACCATGTGAGGTAAGTGTCAGTGAGATGGTGAGTGCCTATACCGTATTTGCCAACCACGGCATCCGTACTGCTCCAATGTTTGTGAGCCGTATCGAGGATAATGAAGGTAATACGATTGCTACCTTCCAGCCACGTATGAACGAGGTAATCAGTGCCGATAATGCCATGAAGATGCTCACCATGCTGATGGGCGTTGTGGATAATGGTACGGCAGGAAGACTGCGCTACCGTTATAACCTGGAAGGACAGATTGGCGCCAAGACCGGTACTACCAATAACAACAGCGACGGTTGGTTTATCGGCTTTACTCCACAGCTCGTAAGTGGCTGCTGGGTAGGTGGTGAGGAGCGTGATATTCACTTCGATTCCATGAGTATGGGTCAGGGTGCTACCATGGCTTTGCCTATCTGGGCGATATTCATGAAGAAGGTTTATGCCGACCCGTCGCTGGGTATCAGTCCTGCTATCAAGTTCGATTTGCCGGAAGACTACAATCCTTGTTCCCGAAAGGCAGCCGAACAGGATGACTTTGAGGAAGTAGGAGGTGGCAGCATCGACGAAGTTTTCGAATAAAAACCAAGGCATTCGCCATTTTTGCATGTATTTATTTTAAATAGTGCAAAAATGGCGAATGTTATTTGTTTATATGCATTTTTTTTTGTATTTTTGCAGAGTTTTAGAACATGCATAGCCCGAATGATGTTTCTTCGGGTTTTCAAAATAGAAATAAAATAAAAAATCATTATAATGAACGTTTCATACAAATGGCTTAAAGAATACGTCGATTTCGATTTGACACCACAGGAGACTGCGGACGCGTTGACCTCTTGCGGACTCGAAGTTGACGCTTTGGAAGAAGTTCAGTCTGTCAAGGGCGGACTGAAAGGTCTCTATGTTGGTAAAGTGTTGACATGCGAGGAGCATCCTAATAGTGATCACCTCCATGTTACAACCGTTGACTTGGGTAAGGGCGAACCTCAGCAGATTGTCTGTGGTGCTCCTAACGTTGCTGCAGGTCAGAAGGTTATCGTGGCTGATTTGGGCTGCGTGCTTTACGATGGCGACCAGAGTTTTACCATCAAGAAGAGCAAACTCCGCGGTGTAGAGAGTTTGGGTATGATCTGTGCTGAGGATGAGATTGGTGTAGGTACCTCTCACGACGGCATCATCGTACTCCCTGAAGATGCTCCGGTAGGTCAGCCTGCTGCTGAATATTACCATCTGGAGAGCGACTGGCTCATCGAGATTGATATCACAGCCAACCGTGCTGATGCGCTCGGTCATTGGGGTGTAGCCCGCGACCTGTATGCCTGGTTGAAGCAAAATGGCTACAAGACAAGCTTGCATCGCCCAACTTGCGATGAGTTTGTGGTAGACAACGAAGATCTTCCTATCGATGTTGAAATCCAAAATACTGAGGCTTGCAAGCGTTATGCCTGTGTAAGCATCACCGGTTGTGAGGTGAAGGAAAGTCCTAAGTGGTTGCAGGATAAGCTGAACATCATCGGCTTGCGCCCTATCAACAATATCGTGGATATCACCAACTACATCATGATGGCATACGGCCAGCCATTGCACTGCTTCGATGCAGACATGGTTACCGGTCATAAGATTGTAGTTCGTACCCAGCCAGAGGGCACCAAGTTTGTTACTCTCGATGGCGAGGAGCATACCTTGGGTGAGCACGACCTGAGCATCTGCAATGCTGAGGAGCCTATGTGTATCGCCGGTATCTTCGGCGGTAAGGGTTC
This genomic interval carries:
- a CDS encoding ISL3 family transposase; this translates as METIANICKGTENLGNNQTDLKLNAFEVGENLVAFLIPHFANFVIINYTITEDEVALTLKSKSTCACCDRCHIETHHTRGWQKRKVTMPPLGGKRFTLILYMRKFHCKADGHFFTEQQPDWLNKYARFSIDCTRLMNQVHLQMSSVSASRILSDMGIHCCPNTCINHLKNIKLASDRTATNIGIDDFAKRKGYSYGSAIVNHDTGQVLELIDSRDSEKVAEVLSLYHHVSTITRDRGKCYIKAIKKALPAATVVADKFHIMENLTKALFPQVQSRFLHERKRLLDKSEIGPKPPVLDQSWVLQGIYASLDSMSKDVEKAKTLAKRKLCLQMHVNQELSIKDIHDKTGYSSCEIKKLLDATYESFLNPSQLWVYKNVKYISDRILEKKTLEYSGVVKGVHGSGKKYAMKMLLSILREKWKNEYGEYKERMRKFLSKESIRMEEHDLWNAIVHFNSRPKTESVKIFMQQKNMYDLKYFVSTFQGILSGENKMGLYKWINMAIGCGVDGIEKFAMGLLDDYQAIKNSITSKWNNGILEGTVCKIKTVKRIMAGRASITLLEKKVALKL
- a CDS encoding GIN domain-containing protein — translated: MKKLCIWAVAAALFLAPMGLSSCSMGSSASEMKGSLNFTQDDLTEKPFKAIDVDVIASVYYTQNNGDECSVRLDYSAIKDAEFAQKLKEKLKVVYRDGEVKIGLNGKLKVPAACNSEKNRLKIYITSPDLVKIAQEGVGSFYTKSINSDRLKIDNEGVGSVKIGKVLANKLEITNEGVGSVNIDDVAGDDMNIDNEGVGSVKISKIEMGSVKLDNEGVGSVNLGMFKGGNLIIKNEGVGSVKAKVDCQSVNATSEGVGGVDLSGVTRQYNKKKGGIGGISDGGLTVRK
- a CDS encoding DUF5020 family protein, whose protein sequence is MKKMKSLLLMALALLPASKTLAQTNAQVFYDFGSDRKFVTLTLEMFKQDKWGNTYFFVDHDFNYDKMDTSSPNVAQGGTYTEISRALNFWQNSPMKNWSLHVEYNGGITKKYPINNAWLFGVEYFMHDKSFKNTLTLQALYKTIRKTDQNVPMQLTAVWGCKDIFGLKGLNFSGFADFWWEDHSSFLDKDGDPKLDKDGNIDYKAEHTVFTTEPQLWYNVGQHFGCENLSVGSEVEISHNFGSNAGWMVRPCLGVKWDF
- the glyA gene encoding serine hydroxymethyltransferase, with protein sequence MVKDQEIFDLIEREHQRQLKGMELIASENFVSDEVMNAMGSYLTNKYAEGLPGKRYYGGCQVVDIVENLAIERVKKVFGAEYANVQPHSGAQANAAVLLAVLKPGDTFMGLNLDHGGHLSHGSHVNTSGILYNPIGYNLNKETGRVDYDEMEKLALEHKPKLIIGGGSAYSREWDYARMRKIADEVGALLMIDMAHPAGLIAAGLLDNPLKYAHIVTSTTHKTLRGPRGGIILMGKDFDNPWGLTTKKGEVKKMSMLLNSAVFPGQQGGPLEHVIAAKAVAFNENLQPSWKEYATQVKKNAAVLADDLIGRGFGIVSGGTDNHSMLVDLRSKYPDLTGKVAENALVAADITVNKNMVPFDSRSAFQTSGIRLGTAAMTTRGAKEDMMHLIAELIEEVLNAPEDEKVIARVREKVNATMKDYPLFAY
- the pyrI gene encoding aspartate carbamoyltransferase regulatory subunit, whose translation is MGNNKSQLVVAAIENGTVIDHIPAEKTYQVVNLLQLEKMETPVTIGYNLPSKKIGKKGIIKVANKYFTDEEINRLSVVAPNIGLSIIKDYEIVEKKTVKTPDTLKGIVKCNNPKCITNNEPMQTLFHTVDKVLGIVRCHYCDKEQQLGKVELCK
- the pyrB gene encoding aspartate carbamoyltransferase translates to MEKHNFVTIADLSKEKIMYLLEMAQEFEKHPNRELLKGKVVATLFFEPSTRTQLSFQTAANRLGARVIGFSDAKTSSTTKGETLKDTILMVSNYADVIAMRHFIEGAAQYASEVAPVPIVNAGDGAHMHPSQCLLDLYSIYKTQGTLENLNIYLVGDLKYGRTVHSLITAMRHFNPTFHFIAPKELAMPEEYKLYCKEHNIKYVEHEDFNEDVIAGADILYMTRVQKERFSDLMEYERVKNVYILKRDMLCKAKENMKIMHPLPRVNEIAYDVDDDPHAYYIQQAQNGLYAREAIFCHCLGISLDDVKNDKSIIE
- a CDS encoding penicillin-binding protein 1A translates to MRKRFIHILWAVFGTGILMVILAFVAIWFGMIGYMPDIEDLQNPINRFATQVYSADGKVLGTWNLNKENRIVIPYKKMSPYLIKALVATEDERFYEHSGIDFRALGRAIVKRGILGQTNAGGGSTITQQLAKQLYSEKAGSTMERLLQKPIEWVIAVKLERYYTKEEILALYLNYFDFLHNAVGIKTAANTYFNKEPKNLTLCESATLIGLCKNPSLFNPVRYPERARERRNVVLSQMVKAGYLSRGEYSQCAAEPLTLNFHRTDHKDGSATYLREFLRQYMMAKRPERSDYPSWNRAQFVVDSIQWENDPLYGWCNKNYKKDGSPYNVYSDGLKVFTTIDSRIQQYAEEAMYQHVARYLQPRFSAEIARKPSSPYSDKLTPKQIKSILNRSITQSERYRTMKAAGYSEDEIKAAFRKKQEMTVFTYHGDIDTLMSPLDSIRYYKSFLRSGFMSMDPKTGAVKAYVGGLDYTHFMYDMVSLGRRQVGSTIKPFLYSLAMSNGFQPCDLAPNRQQTYMVAGRPWTPRNANHSRAGQMVPLSWGLAQSSNWVSAYLMSKLNPQQFVQMLRDFGINSPDIHASMSLCLGPCEVSVSEMVSAYTVFANHGIRTAPMFVSRIEDNEGNTIATFQPRMNEVISADNAMKMLTMLMGVVDNGTAGRLRYRYNLEGQIGAKTGTTNNNSDGWFIGFTPQLVSGCWVGGEERDIHFDSMSMGQGATMALPIWAIFMKKVYADPSLGISPAIKFDLPEDYNPCSRKAAEQDDFEEVGGGSIDEVFE